Sequence from the Miscanthus floridulus cultivar M001 chromosome 16, ASM1932011v1, whole genome shotgun sequence genome:
TACGTGCATCATCAGAAAAGTGTGTTTGGCAGCTTGTGTTTCTAGCTCTTGCTTGTGCTAAACTGTGTTCTTTGATCAACACATTTTTTTTGTTGTTTGCAATCGATGTCTGCTATTTATAGTTCCACCTGAATCCTCTTCCAGCACTATATGTGGAAACCTTCTTTGCCTGTCTATCCTTGTTAGAGCTCATCTTAATTCTCACATTGCAGACATGGAGTTTCTGCTGGAGCACTAGCAGGTAACAAGTTGGATAGTACTTCTCAGCAGAATAACATTGTATCCCGCATTCTGTCCAAGTCAGATGTCGACTATGTGGCTCAGCCAAATGAAAGAAGAGAACGTCATGCTGGAGTTGAAAAAGAAAGGACTACAGTAAAAGGAAACAAGTAATCTAAGATACTTCTGTTGTCCTGACAATTCACGTTTTTTCTTTGCTACATATATGTGAAAGAATATTGCAAAATTGCCATTTATTTGATGATATGCAATTTGTTAACTAGGGCAAATACTTCTGATGATATGCAAAACGGAAGCTTAAGCCCCTTGCCCAAGGCTAAAGCTTGCAGGGCACCAAGAACCAGTTCACTTGCTATGAACTCATCTTCTAATTTCCAACGTTCAACCGGAGGAAGTGATGAATGGGAAGAAGCACCTTACCCAAATAAAGCCTCACCTTTGGGAGGCATGACAAATCGCAAACGTTCCACACATTCAAATGCTTCCTCACCTCCTATTACCTGGGTTGGGCAACGCCCACAGAAGATGTCACGGACAAGAAGAGCAAATGTTGTTTCTCCAGTGTCAAATTTTGATGAAGCGTTATCTGAAGGATCACCACTTGATACTGCCACTAGATCAGCACCTATAGAGTCTGGCAGTGTCTTGCTGACAAAGAACACATCAACAAGCAAAATGGATAGCATCTCATCTCCTGCTGGGTTGTCAGAAAGTGAGGGATCGGCTGTGACTGAAAGCAAGTCCAAGGAGAAAGCCATGCATAGTGGTGAAGTGGGGAACGAGGGTGCAAACACAGCCCATAATGCAATGGGATTGATATTTTCGTCAAATAAAAATAGGATTCCTTTGAAAGAAGAGCTGGAAGATGGTGGTGTTCGTCGTCAAGGGAGGAGTGGAAGGGGTGCTATTCATGTCAAGGGGTGTTCTCCCATACCAAAAGAAAAACTGGACACTGCAGAAACAAGAAAGCCAATAAAAGGTGGAAGACCTGGAACTGAAAAGAATGAGAGGTACTTAACTGTCATCTTTTGCTGGCATTGGGGATCATGGCTTTGCATATGAAACTTGATTTGACCTTTTAATCATCTGTGCAGTAAGTTGGGGCGGCCACCAATCAAAAAAGGCTCTGACCGCAAAGCTTCATCCTGGCATTCACAGGCTCTAAATAGTGATATTACAGACATAACAGGTTTTCCGAAGATGCTTTACCTTTATTACTCATGTCTCTCGCCATTATCCTTTCTCTTATAATAACTAATAATTGTGCATTGCAGGTGAACCAGAAGATGACCAAGAGGAGCTTTTAGCTGCTGTTAATGCTGCTCGCAGCGCTATTGGTGCGTGTGCTGTCTTATCCCCCTCTTCTGGCGATCTCTGTCAGGCATCCCTTTGGGTTGATGGTTTATAACTTCCTTTCTTCTGCAGTTAGTGCCTATTCTGGCCCTTTTTGGAAGAAAATGGAACCCATGCTAACTTTTATGAGCTCAGAAAATTTGTCTTTCTTAAAAAACCAGGTTGGTGCAAGTTTTGCTTTAGACATCATGATTGAATGTACTTTTATTGTTTGCTGGGATGGATTCTGATGTGTCAGTTTGTGGTCAGATCAACCTTGTTGAAGAGCTTGAGATGAGCATGTCCTGCATGTCTGATAGTGAACATGATATTGTAGCATCAGTTGATCACAGAAGAATGTCAAAGATGGTATGTGACTTCATGACATCAATAATTCCAAATTATTCCAATAAAATGTTTCTCCTTTCATGGAAATTTATTGCCTATATATGACCTTTGTCATATGTCTGAAAAAACTGCAGGAGGAGCATTCATCTCAGGGATTGGCTCCATCTAATTTTTCTCCGTCATCCCAGCAAAGTAAAACTAATGGAGTCGGAGCAAAAGGATCTATCGGCTGTTTTTCTCATGGTGACGAAAGCCGTACTGGGCCACAAAAGCTGGAAGCTGATAAATGGTTTAATGAAATGGCTCCAATGGCACACAGACTCCTTTCGGCTTTAATTATGGAAGATGACTTACCTGATTCCAATGGGGTGCAAAGAGATATACTTGTTGAATTTCCAAATAGCCACAACCCTTACACTGTCAACAGATACTTAGAAAATGAACTTCAAGCTAGTGCCATAACATCTAATTTTGGGCTGAGTGTGGATTTTGTGCACTCAAACAGTACTTCTGTGGTACATCAGAGCATGTGCAATGGTTTTACAGCTTCAAGCAATTTCATCAATTCAAACAGTGAAAATTCGGTTCATAGTGAGAATTTATCAGATGGACTCAATTTTACAGTATACCCAGAAAGTGGCCCTTTGCATGACTTGATACCACCGATTCCACGGCAATGTCAAAATCCAGGGAAAGATTTCCCTTTATCTCCATATGAGTATCAATATGGGCAGATGTCTGTGGAAGATAAGATTTTAATTGAGCTGCAAAGTATTGGCATTTGTCCAGAGACAGTGGTATGTCCGTTAAACTCTGGTGTTGCTTTATACAGTTTTTTAATGGAAGTCTATATGCATTGCCTACCAGGAAACATGTCAAATAATTGGAAAACCATAGTCAATGATTTTGGGCAACCTGACATGTTTCTTGAGGTGGTACCttgagggagggaggggcgcTCACGCTCATATGGTTTTGATTACTTTGCCCTTTGTGTCTCTTGCGAGTCACAACCTCATTATTTTCTTACAAGCACCCCTCTTTGCCTCAGTGATCTGCTAATAAAGAGACCGAAAAGCACACACTGAATGAGATATAGGCAATATAGGTAGATTTAGTTATCTATGTTCTTGGTGTCTTGAAGAGTTTTCTTCACTCCTGAAACATCAGATAAAAAGAAGGAACAAGTGAGGAAGTATTTGATGTGCCCAGATACGCTGTCATCCCAGGGgcacatatgctattattttttATATTGGATGCTATTTTATCTGTGTTATAAACTTATAATCTATATAGTCCCTAGAAAGTCGAACTGTATGTAACAACCAGAATTTGTGCTTGTCCCTCTCATACATTCTGGTTTTGATTCTTGCCTTATCTTTGCAACACTACTCTTTTCAGCCAAAGCTAGATGATGGAGAAGATGAGGACATTAATAAAATGATTTCAGAGTTGAGGAAAAGGCTGCATGATCAGGTTACGTGAACAAGCCCTCGTCCCCTCCTAATAGCATGTCTTCAGTTTTGATTAAACTTGGATGGGTTCAGTGTGTTAACTGTTAATGTGTGACTTCACCAGATCAATGTAAACTGTCATAATCTCTATCATGTTTTGGAACCTTGGTTGTGTAAGGATTTCGTTTTCTACAAATATTATAATTATTTTTGAAATTTTAATATATAAAGTTGATGTTGACCATCTGGCATCACTATTTGTTTAAAGAGTAAGTTTCATAGTAACTACATATTCAAGTGGCATCTTGGCAAATAAGGACTAAGAGAGGACCAGCATATTTTCTTTGGGAAAAACATTGTCATTTTGTACCCTTTCATAATGGTTTGAATACATGTCTGAAATCATGGAAATCAGAGATTTATTCCTATTTTATACTAGGGTCTGTATATAGGGAAAGCCTCTCGATCAGATTTGAATGCTATAGATCAAGATGGTTGCCTATATCGCTAGGTGGAATGGTACCAAAGCGAGGTGGCATAGCTGCGGGCCATTTGAAAAGTTTCGGTGGTTTTAAGTGGCTTATCTGAGCCATCTGCATTCAATCTAATGACTAAGACCAATGGTTCTTATTGTACTAATTTAAAACCGTCTCACTTGATACATCTGTGTGATGTTTTTTCATAACTTTACATGCATATATTCTGAAAAATTAAATTGCTTTTTTCTCACTAGATTTTCACTAATGTGTATTAAAATGGTACCATTCTTGTTTTTGCAGGTGAACCAAAAGAAATGCAGATTACATAAGCTAGATAAATCAATTCAAGATACAAAGAATATTGAGGAGAGGTAAGTGATgcattatatttatatatacattaTATCTTAAATGCTAGTGCATGAAGTTACTTTAATGGCTAACTTTAAGACTACCTGACAGGAGCTTGGAGCAACATGCTATGAACAAACTGGTTGAAAGGGCATACAGAAAACTCAAGGTAGTTGGCATGCGTCTTCACATGATTGTTCTTAAATCAATGTTGGCGCCACATGAGATTACAAATGTCCTGGCTCTGCTATTTTAGTTGTGGTCTGGGGAGATATAAGATGTCCATCCTTCATTGCTTTAACAAAAACCGttatcttttcttttgtttttttttaagttGGTGAATGAAATTTTGGTCTCCCAATG
This genomic interval carries:
- the LOC136511486 gene encoding uncharacterized protein; this encodes MAGSFREGAGPGDAHAPPPTPTPPLSQFLALDALPSWGSDPKQPHWRHPELRRALASDDQADELRRIRASVQDSAGKAKEKVRSLHEAIQKLDKYKNIVTRKRQRATDASSAPDKLGPAGPSSSSSGALRMGAQNNSSVLSKRVRSSLSDARVEGRGSVPTRQGPLVSNEKKSPVEKEKSSTRISATVSGLSDDKLRGLSTGSEGWEKKMKRKRSVGTMLSRGSDADRDVKSVGQHRPANEVRPRSSDGLGYRHGVSAGALAGNKLDSTSQQNNIVSRILSKSDVDYVAQPNERRERHAGVEKERTTVKGNKANTSDDMQNGSLSPLPKAKACRAPRTSSLAMNSSSNFQRSTGGSDEWEEAPYPNKASPLGGMTNRKRSTHSNASSPPITWVGQRPQKMSRTRRANVVSPVSNFDEALSEGSPLDTATRSAPIESGSVLLTKNTSTSKMDSISSPAGLSESEGSAVTESKSKEKAMHSGEVGNEGANTAHNAMGLIFSSNKNRIPLKEELEDGGVRRQGRSGRGAIHVKGCSPIPKEKLDTAETRKPIKGGRPGTEKNESKLGRPPIKKGSDRKASSWHSQALNSDITDITGEPEDDQEELLAAVNAARSAIVSAYSGPFWKKMEPMLTFMSSENLSFLKNQINLVEELEMSMSCMSDSEHDIVASVDHRRMSKMEEHSSQGLAPSNFSPSSQQSKTNGVGAKGSIGCFSHGDESRTGPQKLEADKWFNEMAPMAHRLLSALIMEDDLPDSNGVQRDILVEFPNSHNPYTVNRYLENELQASAITSNFGLSVDFVHSNSTSVVHQSMCNGFTASSNFINSNSENSVHSENLSDGLNFTVYPESGPLHDLIPPIPRQCQNPGKDFPLSPYEYQYGQMSVEDKILIELQSIGICPETVPKLDDGEDEDINKMISELRKRLHDQVNQKKCRLHKLDKSIQDTKNIEERSLEQHAMNKLVERAYRKLKGGRIGSSHKAGVSKSANKAAKQLALAFAKRTLVRCHKFDETGKSCFSEPSLWSVLSAPLPSSDAKSTEGVERLKHQKLDRTPFDQGGAKWKKGDRERDHNRDASAKGTGLKSGRHSSGGSGRSGERKNKTKPKQKLAQLSTSGNVLGRVVEPFSSPTVQEPPEPASEKKTQHPTNSHPTRNTSSNATQRLTADAGLPVLPGLDDILDVPGGLDGQGNDISSWFTDGLDDSLQDIDLSGALEIPDDDLTQLGFI